The following proteins are co-located in the Aquarana catesbeiana isolate 2022-GZ linkage group LG02, ASM4218655v1, whole genome shotgun sequence genome:
- the LOC141126491 gene encoding uncharacterized protein, with amino-acid sequence MAKRGRKVSAKAKESVDCEELIRLVRDKPMIYDTQHPKYKDNVVKKHAWLEIARIILPEWSMCSSQVQAAKLHYLQTRWRSMRDAYRKYIRHLKEARSGSGAAPRVPYMFAKDLDFLQPIVEMRETEASWEEQDVMDDQLEAQPEDQAQISLEEGPEDLSQIQSSSNLWETNPDEQSAEAIPGLSSAPAHIALPAKVPRRSKG; translated from the exons ATGGCCAAAAGGGGTAGAAAAGTTTCAGCAAAGGCGAAGGAATCCgtggattgtgaggagctgatcagacttgtgagggataaaccgatgatttatgacacccagcatcctaaatataaggacaacgttgtgaaaaaacatgcatggctggaaattgccagaatcatcttgccagagtggagcatgtgctcatcccaagttcaggctgccaaat tgcattacttacagacaaggtggcgcagcatgcgtgatgcttaccgcaaatatatacgccatctcaaagaagcaaggagtggctcgggggcagcgcctagggtaccctatatgtttgccaaggacttagattttctgcaacccattgtggagatgaggga gacagaagctagttgggaggaacaagatgtgatggatgaccaactggaggcacaaccggaggaccaagcccagattagtttggaagaaggcccagaggatttgtcacaaatccaaagctcctcgaatctgtgggaaaccaacccagatgagcaatctgcagaggctatccctgggctctcctctgctcctgcacacattgctctgccagccaaagtgccacggag atcaaagggatga